Below is a window of 'Nostoc azollae' 0708 DNA.
TATTCAAATCCAGTGTTATTACTTCCTATTTGATGAATGGTAGTTTCTATGTTTTCTTCATTTTGCCAATGTTCTTCTAAATCAGGAGTCTCACCTTCAAACAAGTCTGCTAGGGCACCCAATTCAGCAGTTCCTACCTCTAGTCCATTATGGTCAGGAGCATTGCTATTTAGATTGAATATGTCGTTTTGATCAGTGAATAAGGAAGTGGCACTCACAGAAGTTATATCTGTTTCAGTTAGTGCTATTTCTGGCAGCAGTACATTATCTGTATGTTTTTCTAGTATATTTGCAACTCCTGTGACTGTTGGTTGGTCTTCAACCCAATCAAGTTTTAGTTCATCTGGCCACTCAAGTTCGGGAATTAGTTCCAGTGCTTCTAATTCCTGACAAATGGTTATTTCTGCTTCTCTACCTTGAATAACTAATTCTTGGGCTTGTTTAATTTCGGTAATAACTATTTTAGCTAAGGTCAAATAAGTATTATCAGGATTGGCTATCGCATTGGCAGCTGCTTGAGACAATTTGCACCAATTGGACAAATTCATTGTCTCACCAAGTTTAACTAACTTGTGACAGCATTCCTTTAAATTATCCCGTGATGAAGATGTGTTACCTTCCTTAAACAGTTGCAATATCTCCCGCAAGGACTTTAGTACATGAGAGTGAAACTCTGACCACTGTTCACTAGCTACTACAGCTTTTGCTGGCTCTTGTTGAGGTACTAAATCCTGTTTTGGTGCTTGTATGGGTGCATTTGCAGCAATGGGGGTGGTAGTTGCTCCTGATTGTTCAAGCAGTAGTTCTAAATGTTGATTTAGTCCCTCCAAGAATGGTTCAGTTTCTAACATCAAAGTATTAGCCGTTTCTTCTGACAAACCAAACGGACTACCCACATGATCTAACAACGCTTTTAAAGTATCAGAGACACCAAGAAACAAAGACTCTAGCTTTTGGTCAACCTGAACTGGATGCTCTTTGAGAACTTTAAAATAATCTTCCAAACGGTGAGATGTCTGCTGGATACTGTTTAGGCCCAGCATAGCTGCCCCTCCTTTAATGGAGTGAGCAGCCCGGAAGACTTCGTTGATCATTTCTGGGTCGTTGAGGGTATCTTGTAGCTTCAGTAACCCCTGTTCGATTGTATTCAGGTGTTCTCTAGCTTCTTCAATAAAGTAACCCAAAATCCGTTGTTGTTGTTCCGGCTGCATAAACAAGGATGAAGAATAAAGGATGATTGACACTCCCCAACCTCAAGGTAAAGGGATTCTTAAGTAGCCCAAAGGCTTATGTCAGGGTAGGAGCAAGGTGAAGCACAAATATATTTTATACTTCATCCTTATTCCTTTATTTAGATTCAATGGTTTCCACCCGGAAGCGTTCTACGGAAGCAATCAAGTCGCGGGATACTCCCACCAGGTGTTGTAAAGCGGCTGAGACTCGCTGTGCTTCTTGGGATGTTTCTTGGGCTGTGAGTTCCACTGATTGCATGACCTGAGCGACAGCAAGAGAGGTTTCGGTTTGTTCTACAGTATCGCTGGTAATTGAGCGTACTAGACTATCAATATGATCAGCTACTTGGATAATGTTTTCTAGCGCTCGCTTGGCTTCTTCTGCTAGTTTTGTTCCTTTAATTACTTGTTGTGTACCTTCTTCCATCGCTGTCATTACAGAGCTAGTTTCACTCTGGATTTGCATCACGATTTGTTCGATTTCTTTTAAAGATTTGGCAGATTTATCAGCTAATTGGCGGACTTCATCGGCTACAATCGCAAATCCTCTTCCCGCTTCTCCTGCTCTTGCTGCCTCAATACTGGCATTGAGCGCCAATAAGTTGGTTCTAGAAGCAATCTGGGATACCAAGGCGACGATAGAGTTAATTTCTTGAGAAGATTCTGCTAATCGCTTCACTTTGCGGGTAGTTTCTGCCACTGTTTCCCGAATTTCCAAAATCCCCGCCACTGTATTTTCTACTGCTTCTCCTCCTTTGAGAGCGATCGCACTGGCATCACGAGCTACAGTTTCTGCTTCTTTTGCCGCTACTGCTACGCGTTGAATAGATTCGGTCATTACCTGTACGGAATTCAACGTCACTGCTAACTCTTCTGCTTGACGCAAAGCATCCCCAGATAATGCTCTAGCAAAAGTTTCTGAATTAGTCGAGCCTTTGGTTACTTCTCGTGCAGCTACTTTCACCTGCTGCACAATATCCCGCAAGTTTTGAATTGTCAGGTTAAAGGCATCCGCAACAGCACCTAGTACGTCTGCTGTCACCTCAGCTTGAACTGTTAAATCTCCTCTAGCCGCGCCTTCTACGTCGTCTAAGAGGCGGATAACTTGGCGTTGCAAGTTTTCTTTTGCTTCCTCTTGTTCCACCGCCTTGCGTTGCGCTTCATTGGTAGTTGTGAAAATTACCCGCGCCATATCGTTGAAACTCGTGGATAAGTAGCCTAATTCATCTTCTGAGTAAACTGTGGCTTGAACATTGAGATTTCCCTCTCGGACAGCATCAAACTGAGCTTGTAAATCTTTAGTAGTGCGCCGAATTTGCTTAAGTGCGAGATTACCCATAAAGCCAGCGGTCATACCACCAGCTACTCCTGCGGCCAAAGCCATTGCCCAACCTGTATTCCGCACCGATTCCCGTTGTGAGGGTTCTGAAAATTCTGTAGCGCCAAAGCTAATCAAAGCTGCTACCACGGCTGAGGTTAGCCCCACTGTGCCAGCGATATACCATTGCTTCTTCTCTAGAGACGCATTCTCAAAAAATCCAAACAAGCCTTGATCTATATTGACAGTTGGTTCTAGTTTAGAAGCATCTGTTTCTGTAAAAACAGGAACTGCTTCTTGCGCTCCAGTAATTGTGAATAATTCTT
It encodes the following:
- a CDS encoding methyl-accepting chemotaxis protein; protein product: MATTNIDDQNSKYQQAVTAYTQGDYEVAATLVDQAVNNLPDDPNSHLLRGHIYYVLQHFETAKAEYEQVFHLTDDEGIIGSATGYLENINLYLQSLREDAAEIEFEQLINSEKVSNGLVTDEGELLDLGVDIDLDNSSFNLKSFGDYEVSEEALEDISVSNPFDSSLDSLNFDRISSNTVDFGNDPFALDQPFTELQASSSGSEALGELELSPVCQKNNHFSDLDGNSDQADSAMNDVQMNSDFGDINLSDDYNASSLAESFRQPEDSSEFENINMGNLGFSSNSQKSLHVIIDEQELHDDFTREDFIDISDETSLSSADSWLQKIPEELNNNSASNFNNQVSSSLNNNSDHTDQQANSDGKQNQHNFDDDSFDLEAFESAFGSESFASDEDNNRLQGETPQNIQFLDDFNEFDHLGSIPSFDLSADSNYNDIELLSDTRENRVSKTCGSSSFTDNASLNNVVDRDEELFTITGAQEAVPVFTETDASKLEPTVNIDQGLFGFFENASLEKKQWYIAGTVGLTSAVVAALISFGATEFSEPSQRESVRNTGWAMALAAGVAGGMTAGFMGNLALKQIRRTTKDLQAQFDAVREGNLNVQATVYSEDELGYLSTSFNDMARVIFTTTNEAQRKAVEQEEAKENLQRQVIRLLDDVEGAARGDLTVQAEVTADVLGAVADAFNLTIQNLRDIVQQVKVAAREVTKGSTNSETFARALSGDALRQAEELAVTLNSVQVMTESIQRVAVAAKEAETVARDASAIALKGGEAVENTVAGILEIRETVAETTRKVKRLAESSQEINSIVALVSQIASRTNLLALNASIEAARAGEAGRGFAIVADEVRQLADKSAKSLKEIEQIVMQIQSETSSVMTAMEEGTQQVIKGTKLAEEAKRALENIIQVADHIDSLVRSITSDTVEQTETSLAVAQVMQSVELTAQETSQEAQRVSAALQHLVGVSRDLIASVERFRVETIESK